From the genome of Geobacter sp. SVR, one region includes:
- a CDS encoding DUF47 domain-containing protein, producing the protein MFGLIPKEEKFFLLFKEMTTNIIEGAKLLKDMLDDFENPAESQRKIKDVEHKGDSITHEIIQKLNKTFITPLDREDIYALAAKLDDIIDLIDASAARIIMYNIESIPAYAKSLGFIILQSCQAVDKAVAMLGKKTNDEIFATCVEINALENEADRVSREAISRLFDDEKDPIQLIKWKEIYETLERATDKCEDAANILESVVVKNA; encoded by the coding sequence ATGTTCGGATTGATTCCCAAAGAAGAGAAGTTTTTTCTGCTGTTCAAGGAGATGACTACCAATATCATCGAAGGTGCGAAGCTGCTCAAGGATATGCTGGACGATTTCGAAAACCCGGCCGAGAGCCAGCGCAAGATCAAGGATGTCGAGCACAAGGGGGATTCGATCACTCACGAAATCATCCAGAAGCTCAACAAGACCTTTATCACCCCGCTCGATCGCGAAGATATCTATGCCCTGGCAGCGAAGCTGGACGACATCATCGATCTGATCGACGCTTCGGCGGCGCGGATCATCATGTACAACATCGAAAGCATTCCCGCATATGCCAAATCGCTCGGTTTCATCATTCTGCAGTCCTGCCAGGCGGTCGACAAGGCTGTTGCCATGCTGGGAAAAAAGACCAACGACGAGATTTTCGCAACCTGCGTCGAGATCAATGCCCTGGAAAACGAGGCCGACCGGGTTTCCCGCGAAGCGATCAGCCGGCTGTTCGACGATGAGAAGGATCCGATCCAGCTGATCAAGTGGAAGGAGATTTACGAGACCCTGGAGCGCGCCACCGACAAGTGCGAGGATGCTGCCAATATTCTCGAAAGCGTGGTGGTGAAGAATGCTTGA
- a CDS encoding endonuclease Q family protein: MDYIADLHIHSPYSRATSRESTLTGLASWARIKGINVIGTGDFTHPGWFRNLSEELTPAEPGLFRLKNEAAATSPLDGCMGDSTPVRFLLSAEISSIYKRHGIVRKVHNLLYVPDFESAGRINSRLARIGNIVSDGRPILGLDSRDLLEILLEEAPEGFLVPAHIWTPWFSLFGSRSGFDSIEECFGDLSDRIFALETGLSSDPAMNRLISGLDRFALISNSDCHSPSNLGREVNLFSTGLDFFSLRDAIRGNRRDTFRGTVEFFPEEGKYHFDGHRACGVCLDPDETRRLELCCPVCRKPVTVGVHHRVMELADREQPLFGDAAPQVFSLIPLPEVLADITGMGPASKRVMRCYAEAIRRFGSEFAVLMHAPLEEIASHSAVLAEAVGRMRSGRVIRRPGFDGKYGEIRVFADGELDRLGLSGSVFGEKHANLRLKRT; this comes from the coding sequence ATGGATTATATCGCCGATTTGCACATTCATTCCCCCTATTCCCGCGCCACCAGCCGGGAGAGCACCCTGACCGGGCTGGCCTCCTGGGCACGGATCAAAGGTATCAACGTTATCGGCACCGGGGATTTCACCCATCCCGGCTGGTTCAGAAACCTCTCGGAGGAGCTGACGCCGGCTGAACCGGGCCTGTTTCGCCTGAAAAACGAGGCTGCTGCGACCTCCCCCTTGGATGGCTGCATGGGGGACAGCACCCCGGTCCGCTTTCTGCTGTCGGCCGAGATCAGCAGTATCTACAAACGCCACGGCATAGTCAGAAAGGTTCACAACCTGCTGTACGTGCCCGATTTCGAATCAGCAGGCCGTATCAATTCCCGCCTTGCCCGGATCGGCAACATCGTCTCCGATGGCCGTCCAATCCTGGGACTGGACAGCCGTGACCTGCTGGAGATCCTGCTGGAGGAGGCGCCGGAGGGCTTTCTGGTGCCGGCCCATATCTGGACCCCCTGGTTCTCCCTGTTCGGCTCCCGTTCCGGATTCGATTCAATCGAGGAGTGCTTCGGCGACCTGAGCGACCGGATCTTTGCACTGGAAACGGGCCTTTCCTCCGATCCGGCCATGAACCGGCTGATTTCGGGTCTGGACCGTTTCGCATTGATCTCCAATTCCGATTGTCACTCGCCATCCAACCTGGGGCGCGAGGTCAATCTGTTTTCCACCGGCCTGGACTTTTTCTCCCTGCGGGATGCGATCCGCGGCAACCGTCGTGATACCTTCCGCGGCACGGTCGAATTTTTCCCCGAAGAGGGCAAGTACCACTTCGATGGACACCGTGCCTGCGGGGTCTGTCTGGACCCAGACGAAACGCGCCGGCTGGAGCTCTGTTGCCCGGTCTGCCGCAAGCCGGTTACCGTGGGGGTGCATCACCGGGTAATGGAGCTGGCCGACCGCGAGCAGCCGCTTTTCGGCGATGCTGCGCCGCAGGTCTTCAGTTTGATTCCCCTGCCGGAAGTCCTTGCGGATATCACCGGCATGGGGCCCGCATCCAAGCGGGTCATGCGCTGCTATGCCGAAGCGATCAGGCGTTTCGGTTCGGAATTTGCCGTTCTGATGCACGCCCCTCTGGAGGAGATTGCCAGCCACTCGGCAGTGCTGGCCGAGGCAGTGGGGCGCATGCGAAGCGGCCGGGTCATTCGGCGACCGGGCTTTGACGGCAAGTACGGCGAGATACGGGTATTTGCCGATGGGGAGCTGGATCGGTTGGGCCTGTCCGGCAGCGTGTTCGGCGAAAAGCATGCGAATCTGCGATTGAAAAGGACTTGA
- a CDS encoding glycosyltransferase — MLCPAGQEASNPHCISFFNSMPSPTIDIIVTVWNHPFETRACLSSVLTHSPGARLIVVDNASSRETELMLEEFSEPLGERALFITSQRNLGLVPAINLGLSRSDSDYAVILRPQVRVHAGWLTGLLEAAQGGIASPRFRGTGAPQSPPVRRGSSVIETFGISFSALVLKGDMHRLLGGFDEQLDGGEWCLRDYVRRAWSKGYRTSLYSGTTLDYAVETVYGSRERLLERTRSSSDCYRQRWGTACHYAIYFGQAPGADSLAGMIETILEGARQGHRFTLFLHRRQYAEFRRKGWSHLHTAVELQPLPLFSPQRALHKRMAELLDLDQGIIAVRAMDRDSFPDSAPAITFDEMAAAVAGMARCGGEISDQADAGDGRNGF, encoded by the coding sequence ATGCTCTGCCCCGCAGGACAAGAAGCATCCAATCCCCATTGCATATCTTTCTTTAATTCTATGCCTTCTCCCACCATCGATATAATCGTCACGGTCTGGAATCACCCGTTCGAGACGAGGGCCTGTCTTTCCTCCGTTCTGACCCACTCCCCCGGAGCACGCCTGATCGTCGTTGACAACGCCAGCAGCCGCGAGACTGAGCTGATGCTGGAGGAGTTTTCAGAGCCGCTCGGCGAGCGGGCCCTGTTCATCACTTCGCAACGCAATCTCGGACTCGTACCGGCCATCAATCTGGGGTTATCCCGATCGGACAGCGACTATGCCGTGATCCTGCGTCCGCAGGTACGAGTGCATGCCGGCTGGCTGACCGGACTCCTGGAAGCAGCCCAGGGGGGAATCGCCTCTCCCCGTTTCAGGGGCACGGGCGCCCCCCAGAGCCCACCGGTTCGTCGCGGCTCTTCGGTAATCGAGACCTTCGGCATCTCCTTTTCTGCCCTGGTGCTCAAGGGAGACATGCACCGGCTGCTGGGGGGATTCGACGAGCAATTGGACGGCGGCGAATGGTGCCTGCGGGATTATGTCCGCCGCGCCTGGAGCAAGGGATACCGCACCTCCCTCTACTCCGGCACCACCCTTGACTACGCGGTGGAAACCGTCTACGGTTCAAGAGAACGCCTGCTGGAACGGACCCGCAGCAGCAGTGACTGCTACCGACAGCGCTGGGGCACTGCCTGCCACTATGCGATCTATTTCGGACAGGCGCCAGGTGCCGACAGCCTGGCCGGAATGATCGAGACCATTCTGGAGGGAGCCCGCCAGGGTCATCGCTTCACGCTTTTCCTGCATCGCCGTCAATATGCGGAATTCCGGCGCAAGGGCTGGAGTCACCTGCACACCGCCGTCGAGCTGCAGCCCCTGCCGCTGTTCTCACCGCAGCGCGCGCTGCACAAGCGGATGGCCGAATTGCTGGACCTGGACCAGGGGATCATAGCGGTGCGGGCAATGGACCGGGACTCTTTTCCGGATTCAGCCCCTGCGATAACATTTGACGAAATGGCTGCAGCCGTGGCCGGAATGGCTCGATGCGGCGGGGAAATATCGGACCAGGCTGATGCCGGCGACGGCAGAAACGGCTTCTAA
- a CDS encoding inorganic phosphate transporter, whose amino-acid sequence MLDPAFVLLCLVIAAALLFDYINGFHDTANAIATCVSTRALSVKAAIIMAASLNFIGAMAFTKVAKTIGTGIVNASQLTQMVVLAGVIGAIIWNIITWYYGLPSSSSHAIIGGLMGAVIAHVGTSALLWGGIKKIVLALILSPILGTVAGYFFVVMFTWLLQKRSPTGINRGFRKMQIFSAGFMAFSHGTADAQKSMGVITMALLSYGMIPAFEVPLWVKLTCALAMALGTAAGGWRIIKTVGRDFVKLQPMTGFSVDSASTTVILGAAMLGLPTSTTHVVTSSILGVGLSKSLTAVNWKVAQRIVVAWVLTIPAAALVAYLTYQVLSPLLGK is encoded by the coding sequence ATGCTTGATCCGGCATTTGTGCTGCTGTGTCTGGTGATCGCGGCTGCGCTGCTCTTCGATTACATCAACGGCTTCCACGACACCGCCAACGCCATTGCAACCTGTGTCTCGACCCGCGCCCTTTCGGTCAAGGCTGCCATCATTATGGCGGCATCGCTCAATTTCATCGGTGCCATGGCCTTCACCAAGGTGGCCAAGACGATCGGCACCGGCATCGTCAACGCCAGCCAGCTGACCCAGATGGTAGTTCTAGCGGGCGTGATCGGTGCCATCATCTGGAACATCATCACCTGGTACTACGGTCTGCCCTCCTCGTCTTCCCACGCCATCATCGGCGGCCTGATGGGCGCGGTCATCGCCCATGTCGGCACCTCCGCACTGCTCTGGGGAGGAATAAAAAAGATAGTGCTGGCACTGATCCTTTCACCCATTTTGGGCACTGTGGCCGGATACTTTTTTGTCGTGATGTTCACGTGGCTTCTGCAGAAACGGTCGCCGACAGGCATCAACCGCGGTTTCCGCAAGATGCAGATTTTTTCGGCCGGCTTCATGGCGTTTTCCCATGGCACTGCCGATGCACAGAAGTCGATGGGCGTGATCACGATGGCCCTGTTGAGTTACGGCATGATCCCCGCTTTCGAGGTCCCGCTCTGGGTCAAACTCACCTGCGCGCTTGCCATGGCATTGGGCACCGCCGCAGGGGGATGGCGGATCATCAAGACCGTGGGGCGTGATTTTGTCAAGCTTCAGCCCATGACCGGCTTTTCCGTGGACTCAGCCTCAACGACCGTCATCCTCGGGGCGGCCATGCTCGGTCTGCCGACCAGCACCACCCATGTTGTCACCTCGTCGATCCTCGGGGTAGGGCTTTCCAAGAGTCTCACAGCGGTCAACTGGAAGGTGGCCCAGCGGATCGTGGTGGCCTGGGTCCTGACGATACCGGCGGCAGCACTGGTGGCTTACCTGACCTACCAGGTGCTGAGCCCGCTGCTGGGCAAGTAG
- a CDS encoding peptidylprolyl isomerase: MKATTTAKCFAVALSAVALFGCQGGSTGSSSEAKKEGKVLAEVNGATITTGDFSRELKNLPEYLKAMADTPQGRKEMLDTMVIRELILQQATKDGVDKSPEIEEKLQDLKKRLIVEAFLKKKVESESQISDADLKKFYDQNLDKFKTGEQVRASHILVKTEKEAKDILAQIKAGGNFEELAKKNSVDSSSAKGGDLGWFGKGTMVPAFEKTVLGLKEGQVSDVVKTDFGYHIIKLTGKRPAGTRPFEEVKDQIKAAILPSKQQEIFQKIKEDLKKNAKITVKEDVLNAPEGKKEEGKAGDKGQAPPAAPEKK; the protein is encoded by the coding sequence GTGAAAGCCACAACCACTGCAAAATGTTTTGCCGTCGCCCTGAGCGCAGTCGCCCTGTTCGGTTGTCAGGGGGGCTCGACAGGCTCCAGCTCGGAAGCAAAGAAGGAAGGCAAGGTGCTGGCCGAGGTCAATGGCGCCACCATAACGACCGGGGACTTCTCTCGTGAGCTGAAGAACCTGCCCGAGTACCTGAAGGCCATGGCCGACACCCCCCAGGGCAGAAAAGAGATGCTGGACACGATGGTGATCCGCGAACTCATCCTGCAGCAGGCCACCAAGGACGGCGTCGACAAGAGCCCCGAGATCGAAGAAAAGCTGCAGGACCTGAAAAAACGGCTGATCGTGGAGGCATTCCTCAAGAAGAAAGTGGAAAGCGAGTCCCAGATTTCGGATGCCGATCTGAAGAAGTTCTATGACCAGAATCTCGACAAATTCAAGACCGGCGAGCAGGTCAGGGCCAGCCACATCCTGGTGAAGACCGAGAAGGAAGCCAAGGACATTCTGGCTCAGATCAAGGCTGGCGGAAACTTCGAAGAGCTGGCCAAGAAAAACTCGGTCGACTCCTCTTCCGCCAAAGGGGGCGATCTGGGCTGGTTCGGCAAAGGCACCATGGTGCCGGCTTTCGAGAAGACTGTCCTGGGATTGAAAGAGGGGCAGGTATCCGACGTCGTCAAAACCGATTTTGGTTATCACATCATCAAGCTGACCGGCAAGCGCCCGGCCGGTACCCGTCCTTTCGAAGAGGTCAAGGACCAGATCAAGGCCGCCATTCTGCCTTCCAAACAGCAGGAGATCTTCCAGAAGATCAAGGAAGATCTTAAAAAGAACGCCAAGATCACGGTCAAGGAAGATGTCTTGAATGCTCCGGAAGGAAAGAAGGAAGAAGGCAAGGCTGGTGACAAGGGGCAGGCCCCGCCCGCCGCACCCGAGAAGAAGTAG
- a CDS encoding peptidylprolyl isomerase — MKRSLFSLLVVCCCLPLVGGCATQDESLSTEQYLARMDKAIASMSSGKSAAAAKTEKKPSATPAQVEQTPVAAASSTAPASVTAAVEKPAAAPAKADQTPLVAAPTVAPAKVAVAAEKPVSASTEAVPVQVPATPAAAPAKAEQALATVVPPSAPKKEQAAPAAPAQGTLVNAIVAVVNDEIITRNEVMREAQPAIREAEKKSALDDAGRSTIRHNALNALIEKKLVEQKIKELNIKVTDEDIRLSIDDVKKQNGLTQEALVTALAGQGLSFEQYRSQLQEQIEKLKLVSMEVRSKIHVSETEMREYYEANHAKYSEEETFRARHIFFRTSEKLPAEDIKSTMATALMVLAEAKSGKDFAELAKTYSQDPAAKKDGGDLGRFKKGDMQPELEQAIMALKPGGVSELVHTSAGLHIIKLEERDNGKLKPFESVRADIEETLYRNKSEERFSQWAKDLRAKASVEIKNLAGVM, encoded by the coding sequence ATGAAACGATCACTTTTCAGTCTGCTGGTTGTTTGCTGCTGCCTGCCGCTTGTCGGCGGCTGCGCGACCCAAGATGAAAGCCTGAGTACGGAGCAATACTTGGCCCGCATGGATAAGGCCATTGCGAGTATGTCGTCCGGAAAATCGGCGGCTGCTGCCAAAACGGAGAAAAAACCATCTGCAACGCCGGCGCAGGTTGAGCAGACTCCGGTGGCCGCGGCCTCGAGCACTGCCCCCGCCAGTGTCACGGCGGCGGTGGAGAAACCTGCAGCAGCGCCGGCCAAGGCCGATCAGACTCCTTTAGTTGCGGCCCCGACTGTTGCCCCCGCCAAGGTTGCGGTAGCGGCGGAAAAACCGGTCTCAGCGTCAACCGAGGCTGTACCCGTACAGGTTCCGGCGACTCCTGCCGCCGCTCCCGCCAAGGCCGAGCAGGCTCTGGCAACGGTTGTGCCCCCTTCCGCACCGAAGAAGGAGCAGGCCGCACCTGCGGCGCCTGCTCAGGGCACGCTGGTCAACGCCATTGTCGCCGTGGTAAATGACGAGATCATCACCCGCAACGAAGTAATGCGCGAAGCCCAGCCGGCCATTCGCGAGGCAGAGAAGAAGTCTGCCCTGGATGATGCCGGCCGCAGCACGATTCGCCACAATGCGCTGAATGCGCTGATTGAAAAAAAATTGGTCGAGCAGAAGATCAAAGAACTGAATATCAAGGTCACCGATGAAGACATCCGCTTGTCGATCGATGATGTAAAAAAGCAGAACGGTCTGACCCAGGAAGCGCTGGTGACGGCCCTGGCCGGCCAGGGGCTCTCCTTTGAGCAGTATCGCAGCCAACTGCAGGAGCAGATCGAGAAACTGAAGCTGGTCAGCATGGAAGTGCGTTCAAAGATCCATGTCAGCGAAACGGAGATGCGCGAGTACTACGAGGCCAATCATGCCAAGTACAGCGAGGAGGAGACCTTCCGGGCGCGCCATATCTTTTTCCGTACCAGTGAAAAACTGCCGGCCGAGGATATCAAGAGCACCATGGCCACAGCCCTGATGGTACTGGCGGAAGCAAAGAGCGGCAAAGACTTTGCCGAGCTTGCCAAAACCTATTCCCAGGACCCTGCCGCCAAAAAGGATGGCGGCGACCTGGGGCGGTTCAAGAAGGGGGATATGCAGCCTGAACTGGAGCAGGCCATCATGGCTCTGAAGCCGGGGGGGGTGAGCGAACTGGTTCATACCTCTGCCGGGCTGCACATCATCAAGCTGGAGGAGCGTGACAACGGCAAACTGAAGCCGTTCGAGAGCGTGCGGGCCGACATTGAAGAGACGCTCTACCGCAACAAGTCGGAGGAGCGCTTCAGCCAGTGGGCCAAGGACCTTCGTGCCAAGGCCAGCGTGGAGATCAAGAACCTGGCAGGGGTGATGTAG
- the gmhA gene encoding D-sedoheptulose 7-phosphate isomerase, which yields MLQQVREQLQAHQAVFALIERDLSPQISELAELLTRAFMNGNKLLVMGNGGSAADSQHFAAEIVGRFKMERRALPAVALSTDTSILTALGNDYGFDSVFSRQIEALAAAGDVVIGLSTSGNSPNVSRALELARSRGCRTVGLLGKDGGSIRELCDLALIIPAQDTPRIQEGHITVIHIVCDLVEKALFAQ from the coding sequence ATGCTACAGCAGGTAAGAGAACAATTGCAGGCCCACCAGGCGGTATTTGCGCTGATTGAGCGCGATCTGTCGCCGCAGATTTCAGAACTGGCCGAACTGCTGACGCGGGCCTTTATGAACGGGAATAAACTGCTGGTGATGGGCAATGGGGGCTCTGCGGCAGACTCGCAGCACTTTGCCGCCGAGATAGTGGGGCGCTTCAAAATGGAGCGCAGGGCGCTTCCGGCTGTGGCGCTTTCCACCGACACCTCCATCCTGACCGCCCTCGGCAACGACTACGGGTTTGACAGCGTATTCAGCCGCCAGATCGAGGCATTGGCCGCGGCCGGCGACGTGGTGATCGGCCTCTCCACCAGCGGCAACTCTCCCAATGTCTCCCGGGCGCTGGAGCTGGCCCGCAGCCGCGGCTGCCGCACCGTGGGGTTGTTGGGCAAGGACGGCGGCAGCATCAGGGAACTGTGCGACCTGGCACTGATCATTCCCGCCCAGGATACGCCCCGCATTCAAGAGGGACACATCACCGTCATCCACATCGTCTGCGATCTGGTTGAGAAGGCGCTGTTCGCGCAGTAA
- a CDS encoding DUF2062 domain-containing protein, producing MINKSDIRRRFRAILSLDSHPGHIAAGFAAGVFISFTPFFGLHTPLAIAVAFIFRLNKLTCITGAWINTPLTVVPALVASYNLGRFLRGKPARDLVLRELSWHHIQPYAKSILLGSSIIGFVAALAAYFICYWLVVTFRRKDAAMAEMTREMEEVGEELE from the coding sequence ATGATCAATAAAAGCGACATCAGACGGCGATTCAGGGCGATCCTGTCGCTGGACAGCCATCCGGGGCACATCGCCGCCGGCTTTGCCGCCGGGGTCTTCATCAGCTTCACCCCCTTCTTCGGCCTGCATACTCCTTTGGCCATTGCCGTTGCCTTTATCTTCCGCCTCAACAAACTGACCTGCATCACCGGTGCCTGGATAAATACTCCTCTCACGGTGGTCCCGGCCCTGGTGGCGAGCTACAACCTGGGCCGTTTTCTGCGCGGAAAACCCGCCAGGGACCTGGTCTTGCGGGAACTGAGCTGGCACCATATTCAGCCGTATGCCAAATCGATCCTGCTGGGCAGCTCGATCATCGGCTTCGTCGCAGCATTGGCGGCCTATTTCATCTGCTATTGGCTGGTGGTTACGTTCAGACGGAAGGATGCGGCCATGGCCGAGATGACGCGCGAGATGGAAGAGGTGGGCGAAGAGCTGGAGTAA
- the rfaE1 gene encoding D-glycero-beta-D-manno-heptose-7-phosphate kinase, producing the protein MDRKTIESLFNRVGEIRCLVIGDLMLDEYLWGRAERISPEAPVQVVDILREELRLGGAGNVVNNLVCLGAGVTVCSVVGEDDNGGALLEAFTRQGFATGAIFRDPARRTSRKTRVVAAHQQIVRIDRESREPLSCAIERQVCDWIAANAGGFGVILLSDYLKGVLTPQVIEAVVAAARPAGIPVLVDPKGNDYRRYCGVTILTPNRKEAETASGVAINDLDSLARAADTIMTNAGLEHLLITRSEEGMSLFSRTADPVHIPTVAREVFDVSGAGDTVLASLAIGMAAGLQLSEAAVLANIAGGIAVGKLGTSTVTPAEIINAVALTHSDSDSKIKNRDVLAALIAAERARGKKVVFTNGCFDLLHAGHVKYLQKARSLGDLLVLGLNSDASVRRLKGEKRPLIGEEERAHILAALDCIDYVVLFDEDTPLELITALQPQILVKGGDYTPEGVVGREVVEACGGHVELVTFVDGKSTTGIIERILERYA; encoded by the coding sequence ATGGACAGAAAGACAATCGAGTCGCTTTTCAACCGGGTGGGGGAGATCCGCTGCCTGGTTATCGGAGACCTGATGCTGGACGAGTACCTGTGGGGCAGGGCGGAACGCATCTCCCCCGAGGCTCCGGTGCAGGTGGTGGACATACTGCGGGAGGAACTGCGCCTCGGAGGGGCCGGGAATGTCGTCAACAATCTGGTCTGCCTGGGAGCCGGGGTAACGGTCTGCTCGGTAGTGGGGGAGGACGACAACGGCGGTGCGCTGCTTGAAGCATTCACGCGGCAGGGATTCGCCACCGGCGCCATTTTCCGCGACCCCGCCCGGCGCACCAGCCGCAAGACGCGTGTGGTGGCCGCCCATCAGCAGATCGTCAGGATCGACCGGGAATCGCGCGAACCGCTCTCCTGTGCAATCGAGCGGCAGGTGTGCGACTGGATTGCGGCCAATGCCGGCGGATTCGGGGTGATCCTGCTCTCGGACTACCTCAAGGGGGTGCTGACCCCGCAGGTGATCGAAGCGGTTGTTGCGGCTGCACGCCCGGCCGGCATACCGGTGCTGGTCGATCCCAAGGGCAACGACTACCGCCGTTATTGCGGCGTCACCATCCTGACCCCCAACCGCAAGGAGGCCGAAACCGCCTCGGGAGTCGCCATCAACGACCTGGACTCGCTTGCCCGGGCTGCTGATACCATCATGACCAACGCCGGCCTGGAACACCTCCTGATCACCCGCAGCGAGGAGGGCATGTCGCTGTTCTCGCGCACGGCCGACCCGGTGCATATCCCCACGGTGGCCCGCGAAGTCTTTGACGTCTCCGGTGCGGGGGATACGGTGCTCGCCTCGCTGGCCATCGGCATGGCGGCAGGCCTGCAACTTTCTGAGGCTGCCGTCCTGGCCAATATTGCCGGCGGCATAGCAGTTGGTAAACTGGGAACATCAACAGTCACTCCGGCCGAGATCATCAACGCGGTGGCGCTGACCCACAGCGACAGCGATTCGAAGATCAAGAATCGCGACGTACTGGCCGCCCTGATAGCGGCCGAAAGGGCACGCGGGAAAAAGGTCGTTTTCACCAACGGCTGCTTCGATCTGCTGCATGCCGGACATGTCAAATACCTGCAGAAGGCGCGCAGCCTGGGAGACCTGCTGGTGCTGGGGCTCAACAGTGACGCGTCAGTGCGACGCCTGAAGGGGGAGAAGCGCCCCTTGATCGGTGAAGAGGAACGCGCCCACATCCTGGCGGCGCTGGACTGCATCGACTATGTCGTATTGTTCGACGAGGACACTCCGCTGGAGCTGATCACCGCCCTCCAGCCGCAGATCCTTGTCAAAGGGGGCGACTATACGCCGGAAGGGGTAGTGGGACGGGAGGTGGTCGAAGCCTGCGGAGGCCACGTCGAACTGGTCACCTTCGTGGACGGCAAATCCACCACCGGCATCATCGAGCGGATACTGGAGCGGTACGCATAA
- a CDS encoding response regulator, whose translation MALETNARELWVLGLKAGTGRETQICSYLEAGGYRCRLEQIDRLSTGRPLGIVLDISPFSEDGWGLLLQIKSDPAIRNIPILPVFLSETGTVGGVFPVGGFFTLPVDNRYLLERLSIYGLTEEAETWDLQVLLVSSNGEEQVAKAVAAAGFDVVSAYTGKEALALTSISPKYFSFCSLMLPDMSAFELLEKFRHYPYSKNTPMFMLLKEDMKEGEKAAISREIAHLVRKKELTCEEFLGYLRRRE comes from the coding sequence ATGGCACTGGAGACCAACGCTCGGGAATTGTGGGTTCTGGGTCTGAAAGCCGGCACCGGACGGGAGACGCAGATCTGCTCCTATCTGGAAGCAGGTGGATATCGTTGCCGGCTGGAACAGATCGATCGGCTCTCGACCGGCCGCCCCCTCGGTATCGTGCTGGACATATCTCCCTTCTCGGAAGACGGCTGGGGGCTGCTGCTGCAGATCAAAAGCGATCCCGCCATCCGCAATATTCCGATACTGCCGGTCTTCCTGAGCGAAACCGGTACGGTCGGCGGGGTCTTTCCCGTAGGCGGTTTTTTCACCCTTCCCGTAGATAACCGCTACCTGCTGGAGCGCCTGTCGATCTACGGTTTGACCGAAGAGGCCGAGACCTGGGACCTGCAGGTGCTGCTGGTTTCCTCCAACGGCGAGGAACAGGTGGCCAAGGCAGTGGCTGCGGCCGGTTTCGACGTGGTCAGTGCCTATACCGGCAAAGAGGCCCTTGCTCTTACCTCCATTAGCCCCAAGTATTTTTCCTTTTGCAGCCTGATGCTCCCGGACATGTCGGCCTTTGAGCTGCTCGAAAAGTTCCGGCATTACCCCTACAGCAAAAACACACCGATGTTCATGCTGCTCAAAGAGGACATGAAGGAGGGGGAGAAGGCTGCTATCAGCAGGGAGATCGCGCACCTGGTCAGGAAAAAGGAACTTACCTGCGAGGAATTTCTGGGCTACCTGCGACGACGGGAATAA